In Choristoneura fumiferana chromosome 21, NRCan_CFum_1, whole genome shotgun sequence, a single genomic region encodes these proteins:
- the LOC141439564 gene encoding uncharacterized protein isoform X2 — MLGKAVLCLTLHFYSVAAQGDCTDLRGRLIAHGLHYVPGPDTCTLCVCDNGLPKACKAVLCSPPQDCRSFRVGNTCCEFICLDDVVKPADGAESNLRMAAGGAVAVALLTVALVVYRVRRQKRRRPPHADDQRSLTSIGYISGSMGYMGGTCETAMAAWKPHGNYLPRGEAPPPYDEAVAQCRSELIRMNTETPFHRTYPATFENMSRPDDSMQCSGHGYINMPRPFAQVYYMASTANCYAAPLLQPAMPEPRDPPHHPIAPNVVGFPSAIRLTGSLGTITNRALLSVAAREPEPERPHNVPGFYASPALHASLHRTIPRISTAIDTTILDTSISGFNRADRSLHNEIRRSFHKPSENNRAMTDTGRSMPRNLNLAASHDMRGEEPARLAYSGGGRSRAHSEEQNVGNVEPKPLKATGKNTAEVAAPTLPLTVDKPSCVCSYASGAVGGSEEHDDYRSECENCKSATSSRWVLEEGWRDEADEGTQTLQRRAPPPAPPPPATATLPQPVTKQRPALGPPSNWENWFNTIPDSDTESEEE; from the exons ATGTTGGGCAAGGCCGTGTTATGTTTGACTTTACATTTTTATA GCGTCGCGGCGCAAGGGGATTGTACGGATCTTCGCGGACGGCTCATCGCGCACGGCTTGCACTATGTGCCCGGCCCAGACACCTGCACCCTGTGTGTATGCGACAACGGCCTGCCCAAAGCCTGCAAAGCCGTGCTCTGCTCTCCTCCACAG GACTGCCGATCGTTTCGAGTCGGCAACACTTGCTGCGAGTTCATCTGTCTAGATGACGTGGTGAAGCCCGCTGATGGTGCGGAGAGTAACTTGCGGATGGCGGCCGGCGGCGCGGTGGCTGTGGCGCTCCTGACCGTGGCCCTGGTCGTGTACAGGGTACGGAGGCAGAAGCGCCGGAGGCCACCGCATGCCGATGACCAGAGAAGCCTCACCAGCATTGG ATACATAAGCGGCAGTATGGGCTATATGGGGGGCACGTGCGAGACCGCCATGGCGGCTTGGAAGCCCCACGGCAACTACCTGCCCCGCGGGGAAGCACCTCCGCCTTACGACGAGGCCGTGGCGCAGTGCCGCTCTGAACTTATCAG AATGAACACCGAAACTCCGTTCCACCGCACTTATCCAGCTACGTTCGAGAACATGTCGCGTCCCGACGACTCCATGCAATGTTCCGGCCACGGCTACATCAACATGCCGCGGCCATTCGCTCAGGTATATTAT ATGGCGAGTACCGCGAACTGCTACGCGGCGCCGCTGCTGCAGCCCGCGATGCCCGAGCCGCGGGATCCGCCCCACCATCCCATCGCACCCAACG TGGTCGGTTTCCCGAGTGCGATACGTCTGACGGGTTCATTGGGGACCATCACCAACCGCGCCCTACTGAGTGTAGCAGCCCGCGAACCCGAGCCAGAGCGGCCGCACAACGTTCCCGGGTTCTACGCCAGCCCTGCTTTACATGCCTCGCT CCACCGCACCATCCCACGAATCTCGACCGCGATCGACACCACAATCCTCGACACCTCTATATCGGGCTTTAACCGCGCCGACCGTTCCCTGCACAACGAGATACGACGCTCGTTCCACAAGCCGAGCGAGAACAACCGAGCGATGACTGACACCGGACGGAGTATGCCGCGGAACCTGAACCTTGCCGCGAGTCATGATATGAGAGGCGAAGAGCCGGCGCGACTGGCATACAGCGGCGGCGGCAGATCAAG AGCTCATAGTGAAGAGCAAAACGTAGGTAACGTTGAGCCCAAGCCTTTGAAGGCGACTGGCAAGAACACTGCAGAAGTGGCCGCGCCGACGCTGCCCCTTACCGTAGATAAG CCGTCGTGTGTGTGCAGTTACGCGAGCGGCGCCGTGGGCGGGAGCGAAGAGCACGACGACTATCGCAGCGAGTGCGAGAACTGCAAGTCTGCAACTAGCTCCAG ATGGGTGTTGGAAGAGGGCTGGCGCGACGAAGCAGACGAGGGGACACAGACGCTGCAGCGGCGcgccccgccgcccgcgccgccgccgcccgccaccGCCACTCTGCCGCAGCCTGTCACCAAGCAGCG ACCAGCGCTAGGCCCGCCATCAAACTGGGAGAACTGGTTCAACACGATCCCTGATTCCGACACAGAGTCCGAAGAAGAGTGA
- the LOC141439564 gene encoding uncharacterized protein isoform X3 yields MLGKAVLCLTLHFYSVAAQGDCTDLRGRLIAHGLHYVPGPDTCTLCVCDNGLPKACKAVLCSPPQDCRSFRVGNTCCEFICLDDVVKPADGAESNLRMAAGGAVAVALLTVALVVYRVRRQKRRRPPHADDQRSLTSIGYISGSMGYMGGTCETAMAAWKPHGNYLPRGEAPPPYDEAVAQCRSELIRMNTETPFHRTYPATFENMSRPDDSMQCSGHGYINMPRPFAQMASTANCYAAPLLQPAMPEPRDPPHHPIAPNAVVGFPSAIRLTGSLGTITNRALLSVAAREPEPERPHNVPGFYASPALHASLHRTIPRISTAIDTTILDTSISGFNRADRSLHNEIRRSFHKPSENNRAMTDTGRSMPRNLNLAASHDMRGEEPARLAYSGGGRSRAHSEEQNVGNVEPKPLKATGKNTAEVAAPTLPLTVDKPSCVCSYASGAVGGSEEHDDYRSECENCKSATSSRWVLEEGWRDEADEGTQTLQRRAPPPAPPPPATATLPQPVTKQRPALGPPSNWENWFNTIPDSDTESEEE; encoded by the exons ATGTTGGGCAAGGCCGTGTTATGTTTGACTTTACATTTTTATA GCGTCGCGGCGCAAGGGGATTGTACGGATCTTCGCGGACGGCTCATCGCGCACGGCTTGCACTATGTGCCCGGCCCAGACACCTGCACCCTGTGTGTATGCGACAACGGCCTGCCCAAAGCCTGCAAAGCCGTGCTCTGCTCTCCTCCACAG GACTGCCGATCGTTTCGAGTCGGCAACACTTGCTGCGAGTTCATCTGTCTAGATGACGTGGTGAAGCCCGCTGATGGTGCGGAGAGTAACTTGCGGATGGCGGCCGGCGGCGCGGTGGCTGTGGCGCTCCTGACCGTGGCCCTGGTCGTGTACAGGGTACGGAGGCAGAAGCGCCGGAGGCCACCGCATGCCGATGACCAGAGAAGCCTCACCAGCATTGG ATACATAAGCGGCAGTATGGGCTATATGGGGGGCACGTGCGAGACCGCCATGGCGGCTTGGAAGCCCCACGGCAACTACCTGCCCCGCGGGGAAGCACCTCCGCCTTACGACGAGGCCGTGGCGCAGTGCCGCTCTGAACTTATCAG AATGAACACCGAAACTCCGTTCCACCGCACTTATCCAGCTACGTTCGAGAACATGTCGCGTCCCGACGACTCCATGCAATGTTCCGGCCACGGCTACATCAACATGCCGCGGCCATTCGCTCAG ATGGCGAGTACCGCGAACTGCTACGCGGCGCCGCTGCTGCAGCCCGCGATGCCCGAGCCGCGGGATCCGCCCCACCATCCCATCGCACCCAACG CAGTGGTCGGTTTCCCGAGTGCGATACGTCTGACGGGTTCATTGGGGACCATCACCAACCGCGCCCTACTGAGTGTAGCAGCCCGCGAACCCGAGCCAGAGCGGCCGCACAACGTTCCCGGGTTCTACGCCAGCCCTGCTTTACATGCCTCGCT CCACCGCACCATCCCACGAATCTCGACCGCGATCGACACCACAATCCTCGACACCTCTATATCGGGCTTTAACCGCGCCGACCGTTCCCTGCACAACGAGATACGACGCTCGTTCCACAAGCCGAGCGAGAACAACCGAGCGATGACTGACACCGGACGGAGTATGCCGCGGAACCTGAACCTTGCCGCGAGTCATGATATGAGAGGCGAAGAGCCGGCGCGACTGGCATACAGCGGCGGCGGCAGATCAAG AGCTCATAGTGAAGAGCAAAACGTAGGTAACGTTGAGCCCAAGCCTTTGAAGGCGACTGGCAAGAACACTGCAGAAGTGGCCGCGCCGACGCTGCCCCTTACCGTAGATAAG CCGTCGTGTGTGTGCAGTTACGCGAGCGGCGCCGTGGGCGGGAGCGAAGAGCACGACGACTATCGCAGCGAGTGCGAGAACTGCAAGTCTGCAACTAGCTCCAG ATGGGTGTTGGAAGAGGGCTGGCGCGACGAAGCAGACGAGGGGACACAGACGCTGCAGCGGCGcgccccgccgcccgcgccgccgccgcccgccaccGCCACTCTGCCGCAGCCTGTCACCAAGCAGCG ACCAGCGCTAGGCCCGCCATCAAACTGGGAGAACTGGTTCAACACGATCCCTGATTCCGACACAGAGTCCGAAGAAGAGTGA
- the Dsor1 gene encoding mitogen-activated protein kinase kinase 1, which translates to MSKMSKNKLNLTLPPGSIDTAPAATPSNMTPQLKSATATERLTGLAGKSKSSIEVLTERLEQIEMDDTQRRRIEVFLCQKEKIGELSDDDFEKLGELGQGNGGVVMKVRHKSTGLIMARKLIHLEVKPAIKKQIIRELKVLHECNFTHIVGFYGAFYSDGEISICMEYMDGGSLDLILKKAGRIPESILGTITSAVLKGLSYLRDKHAIMHRDVKPSNILVNSNGEIKICDFGVSGQLIDSMANSFVGTRSYMSPERLQGTHYSVQSDIWSLGLSLVEMAIGMYPIPPPDAKTLAAIFGGQNEDHSPGQAPNSPRPMAIFELLDYIVNEPPPKLPSGIFSDQFKDFVDRCLKKNPDERADLKTLMNHEWIRAADADAADIAGWVCKTMDLLPSTPNSNVSPFSS; encoded by the exons AtgagtaaaatgtcgaaaaataaGTTGAATCTGACCCTCCCACCGGGGTCCATCGACACTGCCCCTGCGGCTACTCCGTCGAATATGACTCCTCAACTGAAGTCAGCTACAGCAACCGA GCGGCTGACAGGGCTTGCTGGGAAATCCAAAAGCAGCATAGAGGTGTTGACGGAGCGCCTTGAGCAAATCGAGATGGATGACACCCAGCGACGCCGGATAGAAGTTTTCCTCTGTCAGAAAGAAAAAATTGGAGAGTTGAGTGATGATGACTTTGAAAAGCTTGGGGAGCtgg GCCAGGGTAATGGCGGTGTGGTCATGAAAGTCCGTCACAAGTCAACTGGATTGATTATGGCTCGGAAACTTATTCACCTCGAAGTAAAGCCAGCTATCAAGAAGCAAATCATAAGGGAACTTAAAGTTCTCCATGAATGCAACTTTACCCATATAGTGGGATTCTACGGGGCATTCTATAGTGATGGAGAAATTTCCATCTGCATGGAATACATGGATGGGGGATCATTAGACCTTATTCTGAAAAAAGCTGGCAGAATTCCAGAGTCCattttag gaACCATAACATCAGCAGTGCTGAAAGGGCTCAGCTATTTACGGGACAAGCATGCGATCATGCACCGCGACGTGAAACCATCCAACATTCTCGTCAACAGCAACGGCGAAATCAAGATTTGCGACTTTGGCGTCTCTGGGCAACTAATTGACTCCATGGCCAACTCATTTGTTGGCACCCGGAGCTACATGTCG CCGGAGCGGCTTCAAGGCACACATTACTCCGTGCAGTCCGACATCTGGTCACTAGGGCTGTCTCTAGTGGAGATGGCGATCGGAATGTACCCCATCCCACCGCCTGATGCTAAGACTTTGGCGGCCATCTTTGGGGGACAAAATGAGGACCATTCTCCAGGACAG GCACCGAATTCACCGCGACCGATGGCGATATTCGAGCTGCTCGACTATATAGTGAACGAGCCACCGCCGAAGCTGCCTTCTGGAATCTTCTCCGACCAGTTCAAGGACTTTGTTGACCGCTGCCTCAAGAAGAATCCGGACGAGAGAGCTGACTTGAAGACTTTAATG AATCATGAGTGGATTCGCGCGGCGGATGCCGACGCAGCGGACATCGCGGGCTGGGTTTGCAAAACAATGGACCTGCTACCCTCCACGCCCAATTCTAACGTGTCTCCTTTTTCTTCATAA
- the LOC141439564 gene encoding uncharacterized protein isoform X4, producing MLGKAVLCLTLHFYSVAAQGDCTDLRGRLIAHGLHYVPGPDTCTLCVCDNGLPKACKAVLCSPPQDCRSFRVGNTCCEFICLDDVVKPADGAESNLRMAAGGAVAVALLTVALVVYRVRRQKRRRPPHADDQRSLTSIGYISGSMGYMGGTCETAMAAWKPHGNYLPRGEAPPPYDEAVAQCRSELIRMNTETPFHRTYPATFENMSRPDDSMQCSGHGYINMPRPFAQMASTANCYAAPLLQPAMPEPRDPPHHPIAPNVVGFPSAIRLTGSLGTITNRALLSVAAREPEPERPHNVPGFYASPALHASLHRTIPRISTAIDTTILDTSISGFNRADRSLHNEIRRSFHKPSENNRAMTDTGRSMPRNLNLAASHDMRGEEPARLAYSGGGRSRAHSEEQNVGNVEPKPLKATGKNTAEVAAPTLPLTVDKPSCVCSYASGAVGGSEEHDDYRSECENCKSATSSRWVLEEGWRDEADEGTQTLQRRAPPPAPPPPATATLPQPVTKQRPALGPPSNWENWFNTIPDSDTESEEE from the exons ATGTTGGGCAAGGCCGTGTTATGTTTGACTTTACATTTTTATA GCGTCGCGGCGCAAGGGGATTGTACGGATCTTCGCGGACGGCTCATCGCGCACGGCTTGCACTATGTGCCCGGCCCAGACACCTGCACCCTGTGTGTATGCGACAACGGCCTGCCCAAAGCCTGCAAAGCCGTGCTCTGCTCTCCTCCACAG GACTGCCGATCGTTTCGAGTCGGCAACACTTGCTGCGAGTTCATCTGTCTAGATGACGTGGTGAAGCCCGCTGATGGTGCGGAGAGTAACTTGCGGATGGCGGCCGGCGGCGCGGTGGCTGTGGCGCTCCTGACCGTGGCCCTGGTCGTGTACAGGGTACGGAGGCAGAAGCGCCGGAGGCCACCGCATGCCGATGACCAGAGAAGCCTCACCAGCATTGG ATACATAAGCGGCAGTATGGGCTATATGGGGGGCACGTGCGAGACCGCCATGGCGGCTTGGAAGCCCCACGGCAACTACCTGCCCCGCGGGGAAGCACCTCCGCCTTACGACGAGGCCGTGGCGCAGTGCCGCTCTGAACTTATCAG AATGAACACCGAAACTCCGTTCCACCGCACTTATCCAGCTACGTTCGAGAACATGTCGCGTCCCGACGACTCCATGCAATGTTCCGGCCACGGCTACATCAACATGCCGCGGCCATTCGCTCAG ATGGCGAGTACCGCGAACTGCTACGCGGCGCCGCTGCTGCAGCCCGCGATGCCCGAGCCGCGGGATCCGCCCCACCATCCCATCGCACCCAACG TGGTCGGTTTCCCGAGTGCGATACGTCTGACGGGTTCATTGGGGACCATCACCAACCGCGCCCTACTGAGTGTAGCAGCCCGCGAACCCGAGCCAGAGCGGCCGCACAACGTTCCCGGGTTCTACGCCAGCCCTGCTTTACATGCCTCGCT CCACCGCACCATCCCACGAATCTCGACCGCGATCGACACCACAATCCTCGACACCTCTATATCGGGCTTTAACCGCGCCGACCGTTCCCTGCACAACGAGATACGACGCTCGTTCCACAAGCCGAGCGAGAACAACCGAGCGATGACTGACACCGGACGGAGTATGCCGCGGAACCTGAACCTTGCCGCGAGTCATGATATGAGAGGCGAAGAGCCGGCGCGACTGGCATACAGCGGCGGCGGCAGATCAAG AGCTCATAGTGAAGAGCAAAACGTAGGTAACGTTGAGCCCAAGCCTTTGAAGGCGACTGGCAAGAACACTGCAGAAGTGGCCGCGCCGACGCTGCCCCTTACCGTAGATAAG CCGTCGTGTGTGTGCAGTTACGCGAGCGGCGCCGTGGGCGGGAGCGAAGAGCACGACGACTATCGCAGCGAGTGCGAGAACTGCAAGTCTGCAACTAGCTCCAG ATGGGTGTTGGAAGAGGGCTGGCGCGACGAAGCAGACGAGGGGACACAGACGCTGCAGCGGCGcgccccgccgcccgcgccgccgccgcccgccaccGCCACTCTGCCGCAGCCTGTCACCAAGCAGCG ACCAGCGCTAGGCCCGCCATCAAACTGGGAGAACTGGTTCAACACGATCCCTGATTCCGACACAGAGTCCGAAGAAGAGTGA
- the LOC141439564 gene encoding uncharacterized protein isoform X1: MLGKAVLCLTLHFYSVAAQGDCTDLRGRLIAHGLHYVPGPDTCTLCVCDNGLPKACKAVLCSPPQDCRSFRVGNTCCEFICLDDVVKPADGAESNLRMAAGGAVAVALLTVALVVYRVRRQKRRRPPHADDQRSLTSIGYISGSMGYMGGTCETAMAAWKPHGNYLPRGEAPPPYDEAVAQCRSELIRMNTETPFHRTYPATFENMSRPDDSMQCSGHGYINMPRPFAQVYYMASTANCYAAPLLQPAMPEPRDPPHHPIAPNAVVGFPSAIRLTGSLGTITNRALLSVAAREPEPERPHNVPGFYASPALHASLHRTIPRISTAIDTTILDTSISGFNRADRSLHNEIRRSFHKPSENNRAMTDTGRSMPRNLNLAASHDMRGEEPARLAYSGGGRSRAHSEEQNVGNVEPKPLKATGKNTAEVAAPTLPLTVDKPSCVCSYASGAVGGSEEHDDYRSECENCKSATSSRWVLEEGWRDEADEGTQTLQRRAPPPAPPPPATATLPQPVTKQRPALGPPSNWENWFNTIPDSDTESEEE; this comes from the exons ATGTTGGGCAAGGCCGTGTTATGTTTGACTTTACATTTTTATA GCGTCGCGGCGCAAGGGGATTGTACGGATCTTCGCGGACGGCTCATCGCGCACGGCTTGCACTATGTGCCCGGCCCAGACACCTGCACCCTGTGTGTATGCGACAACGGCCTGCCCAAAGCCTGCAAAGCCGTGCTCTGCTCTCCTCCACAG GACTGCCGATCGTTTCGAGTCGGCAACACTTGCTGCGAGTTCATCTGTCTAGATGACGTGGTGAAGCCCGCTGATGGTGCGGAGAGTAACTTGCGGATGGCGGCCGGCGGCGCGGTGGCTGTGGCGCTCCTGACCGTGGCCCTGGTCGTGTACAGGGTACGGAGGCAGAAGCGCCGGAGGCCACCGCATGCCGATGACCAGAGAAGCCTCACCAGCATTGG ATACATAAGCGGCAGTATGGGCTATATGGGGGGCACGTGCGAGACCGCCATGGCGGCTTGGAAGCCCCACGGCAACTACCTGCCCCGCGGGGAAGCACCTCCGCCTTACGACGAGGCCGTGGCGCAGTGCCGCTCTGAACTTATCAG AATGAACACCGAAACTCCGTTCCACCGCACTTATCCAGCTACGTTCGAGAACATGTCGCGTCCCGACGACTCCATGCAATGTTCCGGCCACGGCTACATCAACATGCCGCGGCCATTCGCTCAGGTATATTAT ATGGCGAGTACCGCGAACTGCTACGCGGCGCCGCTGCTGCAGCCCGCGATGCCCGAGCCGCGGGATCCGCCCCACCATCCCATCGCACCCAACG CAGTGGTCGGTTTCCCGAGTGCGATACGTCTGACGGGTTCATTGGGGACCATCACCAACCGCGCCCTACTGAGTGTAGCAGCCCGCGAACCCGAGCCAGAGCGGCCGCACAACGTTCCCGGGTTCTACGCCAGCCCTGCTTTACATGCCTCGCT CCACCGCACCATCCCACGAATCTCGACCGCGATCGACACCACAATCCTCGACACCTCTATATCGGGCTTTAACCGCGCCGACCGTTCCCTGCACAACGAGATACGACGCTCGTTCCACAAGCCGAGCGAGAACAACCGAGCGATGACTGACACCGGACGGAGTATGCCGCGGAACCTGAACCTTGCCGCGAGTCATGATATGAGAGGCGAAGAGCCGGCGCGACTGGCATACAGCGGCGGCGGCAGATCAAG AGCTCATAGTGAAGAGCAAAACGTAGGTAACGTTGAGCCCAAGCCTTTGAAGGCGACTGGCAAGAACACTGCAGAAGTGGCCGCGCCGACGCTGCCCCTTACCGTAGATAAG CCGTCGTGTGTGTGCAGTTACGCGAGCGGCGCCGTGGGCGGGAGCGAAGAGCACGACGACTATCGCAGCGAGTGCGAGAACTGCAAGTCTGCAACTAGCTCCAG ATGGGTGTTGGAAGAGGGCTGGCGCGACGAAGCAGACGAGGGGACACAGACGCTGCAGCGGCGcgccccgccgcccgcgccgccgccgcccgccaccGCCACTCTGCCGCAGCCTGTCACCAAGCAGCG ACCAGCGCTAGGCCCGCCATCAAACTGGGAGAACTGGTTCAACACGATCCCTGATTCCGACACAGAGTCCGAAGAAGAGTGA